The proteins below are encoded in one region of Caulobacter henricii:
- a CDS encoding acyl-CoA dehydrogenase family protein: MSVLDVAKPAFMAEEDIVIFEDAVGKFFDEHAPEAVVATWRKNHCVDRSMWTKAGEAGLLGLSTPEEYGGAGGDYRHEVVLMEQLGLKGVDGFGISLHNAIIMPYFVHYGTEEQKRRWLPRLATGELVGAIAMTEPGAGSDLQGIKTTAKKVGNQYVINGSKTFITNGQTANLIIVVCKTDASAGARGTSLIVVETDGAEGFERGRNLDKLGQEAQDTSELFFNDVKVPTENLLGVDEGQGFFQLMGQLPQERLNIGVQGMATIERALELTIAYVKERRAFGKAILDFQNTQFVLAECKTEATVARVFINHCIELHLAGKLDAATASMAKYWVSDLENKIVDRCLQLFGGYGFMNEYPIARMYRDSRVQRIYGGTNEVMKILIARTL, encoded by the coding sequence ATGAGCGTGCTCGACGTCGCAAAACCCGCCTTCATGGCCGAGGAAGACATCGTCATCTTTGAGGATGCGGTGGGCAAGTTCTTCGACGAGCACGCGCCCGAGGCCGTCGTGGCGACCTGGCGCAAGAACCACTGCGTCGATCGTTCGATGTGGACCAAGGCCGGAGAGGCCGGCTTGCTGGGCCTCTCCACCCCGGAAGAATACGGCGGGGCCGGTGGCGACTATCGCCATGAGGTCGTGCTGATGGAGCAGCTGGGGCTGAAGGGCGTCGATGGCTTCGGCATCAGCCTGCACAATGCGATCATCATGCCCTATTTCGTCCACTACGGGACGGAAGAGCAGAAGCGTCGCTGGCTGCCGCGCCTGGCCACCGGCGAACTGGTCGGCGCCATCGCCATGACCGAGCCCGGCGCGGGCTCGGATCTGCAGGGCATCAAGACCACGGCCAAGAAGGTCGGCAACCAGTATGTGATCAATGGGTCCAAGACCTTCATCACCAATGGCCAGACCGCCAATCTGATCATCGTGGTCTGCAAGACCGACGCGAGCGCCGGGGCGCGCGGCACCTCCCTGATCGTCGTCGAGACCGACGGGGCGGAGGGCTTCGAGCGGGGTCGCAACCTCGACAAGCTGGGCCAGGAAGCCCAGGACACCTCCGAGCTGTTCTTCAACGACGTCAAGGTTCCGACCGAGAACCTGTTGGGCGTCGACGAGGGCCAGGGCTTCTTCCAACTGATGGGCCAGCTGCCGCAGGAGCGCCTGAACATCGGCGTTCAGGGCATGGCCACCATCGAGCGGGCCCTGGAGCTGACCATCGCCTATGTCAAGGAACGCCGGGCCTTCGGCAAGGCGATCCTCGACTTCCAGAACACCCAGTTTGTGCTGGCCGAATGCAAGACCGAGGCGACCGTGGCCCGGGTCTTCATCAATCACTGCATTGAGCTGCACCTGGCCGGCAAGCTCGACGCCGCCACGGCCTCGATGGCCAAGTACTGGGTCAGCGACCTGGAGAACAAGATCGTCGACCGCTGCCTGCAGCTGTTCGGCGGCTATGGCTTCATGAATGAATATCCGATCGCCCGCATGTACCGCGACAGCCGCGTCCAGCGGATCTATGGCGGCACCAATGAGGTGATGAAGATCCTGATCGCGAGGACGCTGTGA
- a CDS encoding OsmC family protein gives MSTHVATVSWALKPDEDFARGRYSRAHTLSFDGGVTAPGSASPSVVPLPWSDPAGVDPEEMFVAALSSCHMLTFLDLARRAGFRITAYADTAEGVMTRNDHGAHWVSTVTLHPAITYEGPSPDTAAETALHEAAHHACFIANSVRTDVRVEPAVRSHPV, from the coding sequence ATGTCCACCCACGTCGCCACCGTCAGTTGGGCCCTGAAGCCGGACGAGGATTTCGCCCGGGGGCGCTATAGCCGCGCCCACACCCTGTCCTTTGACGGCGGCGTGACGGCTCCGGGCTCGGCCTCGCCGTCGGTGGTGCCCCTGCCCTGGTCCGATCCGGCCGGTGTCGATCCCGAAGAGATGTTCGTGGCGGCCCTGTCGTCGTGCCACATGCTGACCTTCCTGGATCTGGCCCGCCGGGCCGGATTCCGCATCACCGCCTATGCCGACACGGCCGAGGGGGTGATGACCAGGAATGACCATGGCGCCCACTGGGTCAGTACCGTGACCCTGCATCCCGCCATCACCTATGAGGGCCCCTCGCCCGACACGGCCGCCGAAACGGCCCTGCACGAGGCCGCCCACCACGCCTGTTTCATCGCCAATTCGGTCCGCACGGATGTGCGGGTCGAGCCGGCGGTCCGCTCACACCCCGTTTAA
- a CDS encoding acetyl-CoA C-acetyltransferase, translating into MADAYIFDAVRTPRGKGKKDGSLHEITSLSLATQVLEALRDRNNLDTSYVDDVVLGCVAPVGEQGSDIARTAVLTADYAESVAGVQINRFCASGLEAVNMAAAKVASGEAQLAIGGGVESMSRVPMGSDGGAWPTDPSSAFKTYFAPQGVSADLIASLYGFSRDDVDAYAVESQRRAAASWADGRFKKSVIGVKDQLGITILDHDETVRGSTTMQTLASLNPSFTGMGEMAFDAVVTQRYPQVEKINHVHHAGNSSGIVDGAAGVLIGTKEMGEALGLKARGRIKGAASIGSEPSIMLTGPSLVTEKLLKKLKMEVNDIDLYELNEAFAAVVLRMMQALNISHDKMNVNGGAIAMGHPLGATGAMILGTMLDELERSDKETALITLCVGAGMGTATVIERV; encoded by the coding sequence ATGGCCGACGCATACATCTTCGACGCCGTGCGCACCCCGCGCGGCAAGGGCAAGAAGGACGGATCTCTGCACGAGATCACCTCGCTGTCCCTGGCGACCCAGGTCCTGGAAGCCCTCCGTGACCGCAACAATCTCGACACCTCCTATGTCGACGACGTCGTGCTCGGCTGCGTCGCCCCCGTCGGCGAGCAAGGTTCGGACATCGCCCGCACCGCCGTCCTGACCGCCGACTATGCCGAGAGCGTGGCCGGCGTGCAGATCAACCGCTTCTGCGCCTCGGGCCTGGAAGCCGTGAACATGGCCGCCGCCAAGGTGGCCTCCGGCGAGGCCCAGCTGGCCATCGGCGGCGGCGTCGAGAGCATGAGCCGCGTGCCCATGGGCAGCGACGGCGGCGCCTGGCCGACCGACCCGTCCTCGGCCTTCAAGACCTATTTCGCCCCGCAGGGCGTCTCGGCCGACCTGATCGCCTCGCTCTACGGCTTCAGCCGCGATGACGTCGACGCCTATGCCGTCGAAAGCCAGCGCCGCGCTGCCGCCTCGTGGGCCGACGGCCGCTTCAAGAAGTCGGTCATCGGCGTCAAGGACCAGCTGGGCATCACCATCCTGGATCATGACGAGACCGTACGCGGCTCGACCACCATGCAGACCCTGGCCTCGCTGAACCCGTCGTTCACGGGCATGGGCGAGATGGCCTTCGACGCCGTGGTCACCCAGCGCTATCCGCAGGTCGAGAAGATCAATCACGTCCACCATGCCGGCAACAGCTCGGGCATCGTCGACGGCGCAGCCGGCGTGCTGATCGGCACCAAGGAAATGGGCGAAGCCCTCGGCCTCAAGGCCCGCGGCCGCATCAAGGGTGCCGCCTCGATCGGCAGCGAGCCCTCGATCATGCTGACCGGCCCCTCGCTGGTCACCGAGAAGCTGCTGAAGAAGCTGAAGATGGAGGTCAATGACATCGACCTCTATGAGCTGAATGAAGCCTTCGCCGCCGTCGTCCTGCGCATGATGCAGGCGCTGAACATCTCGCACGACAAGATGAACGTGAACGGCGGCGCCATCGCCATGGGTCACCCCCTGGGTGCCACCGGCGCGATGATCCTGGGCACCATGCTCGACGAGCTGGAGCGCTCCGACAAGGAGACCGCCCTGATCACCCTGTGCGTCGGCGCCGGCATGGGCACCGCCACCGTCATCGAACGCGTCTAA
- a CDS encoding 3-hydroxyacyl-CoA dehydrogenase NAD-binding domain-containing protein: MENFKIEVDSDGVALVTFDVPGRTMNTLTASVIKEIGEVVETIKSDAAIKGAVITSGKTTGFCAGADLGELGGSGGIGGGGSGEEGLKAAFEAGFALNKAFRALETCGKPVAAAINGLAMGGGLEIALACHYRVVADNPKIQLALPEAKVGLLPGAGGTQRLPRLMGVMNAAPYLLEGKSMKPAEALGAKVVHEVVAADQVVEAAKTWVKTKGDPVAPWDKKDFKLPGGGPYSPGGSQVFVMGNAMLRKSTYGNYPAQLNIMKAVYEGTQVPFDAALRIETRYFLKTMMTPQAKGMIRTLFLSLQELGKGSGRPAGVPHYDVKKVAVLGAGMMGAGIAYVQAMAGIESVLIDQTQEAADKGKSYAEGLVKKAVSRGKMTAEKGEAILALITPTTDYALVKGSDLVVEAVFENREVKADVTKKAEAQLAETAVFGSNTSTLPITGLAKASVRPASFIGIHFFSPVDKMGLVEIIMGEQTSQEALAKSIDYVLKIKKTPIVVNDSRGFYTSRCFGTFVQEGLEMMAEGIAPAIIDNVGRATGMPRGPLEMNDDVALDLSYKIGEQTKKDLGDKYEERPFAPVLEKMVVEMGRLGRKNGKGFYDYPESGAKRIWPGLAELMPVTTADADKALIEEIRTRLLYRQAVEAARCFEEGVIVDPREADVGAILGWGFAPWTGGPVSLIDGVGLKAFVETCDKLAQKYGKRFAPPALLREMAEKGETFYSRFGVKTKAAA; this comes from the coding sequence ATGGAAAACTTCAAGATCGAGGTCGATTCCGACGGCGTGGCCCTGGTCACCTTCGACGTGCCGGGCCGGACGATGAACACCCTGACCGCTTCGGTGATCAAGGAAATCGGCGAGGTGGTCGAGACCATCAAGTCGGACGCCGCCATCAAGGGCGCGGTCATCACCTCGGGCAAGACCACCGGCTTCTGCGCCGGCGCTGACCTGGGCGAACTGGGCGGTAGCGGCGGAATCGGCGGCGGCGGCTCGGGCGAAGAGGGCCTGAAGGCCGCCTTCGAAGCCGGCTTTGCGCTCAACAAGGCGTTCCGCGCCCTGGAAACCTGCGGCAAGCCGGTGGCTGCGGCCATCAACGGCCTGGCCATGGGCGGCGGTCTCGAGATCGCCCTCGCCTGCCACTATCGCGTCGTGGCCGACAACCCAAAGATCCAGCTGGCCCTGCCCGAAGCCAAGGTCGGCCTGCTGCCCGGCGCCGGCGGCACCCAGCGTCTGCCGCGCCTGATGGGCGTGATGAACGCCGCGCCCTACCTGCTGGAAGGCAAGTCGATGAAGCCGGCCGAAGCCCTCGGGGCCAAGGTGGTGCATGAGGTCGTGGCCGCCGATCAGGTGGTCGAGGCCGCCAAGACCTGGGTCAAGACCAAGGGCGACCCCGTCGCCCCTTGGGATAAGAAGGACTTCAAGCTGCCCGGCGGCGGTCCCTACAGCCCTGGCGGCAGCCAGGTGTTCGTGATGGGCAATGCCATGCTGCGCAAGAGCACCTATGGCAACTATCCGGCCCAGCTGAACATCATGAAGGCGGTCTATGAAGGCACCCAGGTGCCGTTCGACGCCGCCCTGCGGATCGAGACCCGCTACTTCCTCAAGACCATGATGACGCCCCAGGCCAAGGGCATGATCCGCACCCTGTTCCTCTCCCTCCAGGAGCTGGGCAAGGGTTCGGGCCGTCCCGCCGGCGTGCCGCACTATGACGTCAAGAAGGTCGCCGTTCTGGGCGCCGGCATGATGGGTGCGGGCATCGCCTATGTTCAGGCCATGGCCGGCATTGAGAGCGTGCTGATCGACCAGACCCAGGAAGCTGCCGACAAGGGCAAGTCCTACGCCGAAGGCCTGGTCAAGAAGGCCGTCTCGCGCGGCAAGATGACCGCCGAAAAGGGCGAGGCCATCCTTGCCCTGATCACCCCGACCACCGACTACGCCCTGGTCAAGGGTTCGGACCTGGTGGTCGAGGCCGTGTTCGAAAACCGCGAAGTGAAGGCCGACGTCACCAAGAAGGCCGAGGCCCAGCTGGCCGAGACCGCCGTCTTCGGCTCCAACACCTCGACCCTGCCGATCACCGGCCTGGCCAAGGCCAGCGTCCGTCCGGCCTCGTTCATCGGCATCCACTTCTTCTCGCCGGTCGACAAGATGGGCCTGGTCGAGATCATCATGGGCGAACAGACCAGCCAGGAAGCCCTGGCCAAGTCGATCGACTACGTCCTGAAGATCAAGAAGACCCCGATCGTCGTCAATGACAGCCGCGGCTTCTACACCTCGCGCTGCTTCGGCACTTTCGTGCAGGAAGGCCTTGAGATGATGGCCGAGGGCATTGCCCCGGCGATCATCGACAATGTCGGCCGCGCCACCGGCATGCCGCGTGGTCCGCTGGAGATGAACGACGACGTCGCCCTCGACCTCTCCTACAAGATCGGCGAGCAGACCAAGAAGGACCTCGGCGACAAGTACGAGGAGCGTCCCTTCGCGCCGGTCCTCGAAAAAATGGTCGTCGAGATGGGTCGCCTGGGCCGCAAGAACGGCAAGGGCTTCTATGACTATCCAGAAAGCGGCGCCAAGCGCATCTGGCCGGGCCTGGCCGAGCTGATGCCGGTGACCACCGCAGACGCCGACAAGGCCCTGATCGAGGAGATCCGTACGCGCCTCCTCTATCGCCAGGCCGTGGAAGCCGCCCGCTGCTTCGAGGAAGGCGTCATCGTCGATCCGCGCGAAGCCGATGTCGGCGCGATCCTGGGCTGGGGTTTTGCGCCCTGGACCGGCGGCCCGGTCAGCCTGATCGACGGCGTTGGCCTCAAGGCCTTCGTCGAGACCTGCGACAAGCTGGCCCAGAAGTACGGCAAGCGCTTCGCGCCGCCGGCCCTGCTGCGCGAAATGGCCGAGAAGGGTGAAACCTTCTACAGCCGCTTCGGCGTCAAGACGAAGGCGGCGGCGTAA
- a CDS encoding TonB-dependent receptor plug domain-containing protein, translating into MKTTLFAGASVGLIILASATAASAQSIDYGAMEQLFNEPVTTSATGSPQRSTEVPVDMQIISAAEIKRSGASDLPAILSRVAGLDVMNWGAAGADVSVRGYNQAMSPRLLVLINGRQVYLDHYGYTAWATLPVQLDEIRQIEVVKGPNSALFGFNAVGGVVNIITFNPKYDSTNIATARVGTEGQREVSLVHTAKLGDNLAARLSFGAREENEWENTIGTPAYGVKDPARINLSVDAIASLTPKTEMRFEATTSNVQLSSMTSVYGYSATKYLTSSTKVSLASESKIGSLEFTAYQNSLTGKYRLSGGIPAVFDNKITVLSAQDLFKIGARHTFRVGFEHRHNTIDTAPLAGGTVSYDVNAFSGMWNWAVTDQFSVTAAARADKMSLERTGSFPAGFPLANNALWDREISETSYNLGAVWRATPADTLRATAARGVQVPTLIDLGGLQLYFPVGPFTVAVMGYPKLLPTVVTNYELTYDRTLPVINGRAGVKLFTQKTEDVKGQISSLQLDMAPTATTYPALSYRNVGDSKMSGVEVSANGKYASGLHWSGDYTWTDVSDDPAPGYNPAVRLTAYASSTPEGRGNLIVGWEKGPWTVDGHLRYVSEFTSWTSTTQSKVKGFATLSGRVAHNFNDGFTVALSGQNLLDDSQRQTTGLYAERRVQLSLSKSW; encoded by the coding sequence ATGAAAACGACTCTCTTCGCCGGCGCTTCGGTCGGCCTCATCATCCTGGCCTCGGCCACTGCAGCCTCCGCCCAGTCGATCGACTATGGCGCGATGGAGCAGCTGTTCAACGAGCCCGTCACCACCTCGGCCACCGGTTCGCCACAACGCTCGACCGAAGTACCGGTCGACATGCAGATCATCTCGGCCGCCGAGATCAAGCGCTCGGGCGCCAGCGACCTGCCGGCCATTCTGAGCCGCGTCGCCGGCCTCGACGTCATGAACTGGGGTGCCGCCGGCGCCGATGTGAGCGTCCGTGGCTATAACCAGGCCATGTCGCCACGCCTGCTGGTGCTGATCAACGGCCGCCAGGTCTATCTCGACCACTATGGCTACACCGCCTGGGCGACCCTGCCGGTGCAGCTGGACGAGATCCGTCAGATCGAGGTGGTCAAGGGCCCCAACAGCGCCCTGTTCGGCTTCAACGCCGTGGGCGGTGTGGTCAACATCATCACCTTCAATCCGAAGTATGACTCGACCAACATCGCCACCGCCCGGGTCGGCACCGAAGGCCAGCGCGAGGTGTCCCTGGTCCACACCGCCAAGCTGGGCGACAACCTGGCCGCCCGCCTGTCCTTCGGGGCGCGCGAGGAGAACGAGTGGGAAAACACCATCGGCACGCCGGCCTATGGGGTGAAGGATCCGGCCCGGATCAATCTCAGCGTCGACGCCATTGCCAGCCTGACGCCCAAGACCGAAATGCGCTTTGAGGCCACGACCTCGAACGTCCAGCTGTCGAGCATGACCTCGGTCTACGGCTATTCGGCCACCAAGTACCTGACCTCGTCGACCAAGGTCTCTCTGGCATCTGAAAGCAAGATCGGCTCGCTGGAGTTCACGGCCTATCAGAACAGCCTGACCGGCAAGTACCGCCTGTCGGGTGGTATCCCGGCCGTGTTCGACAACAAGATCACGGTGCTCAGCGCCCAGGACCTGTTCAAGATCGGCGCGCGCCACACCTTCCGGGTCGGCTTCGAGCACCGCCATAATACGATCGACACCGCGCCCCTGGCCGGTGGCACGGTCAGCTATGACGTCAATGCCTTCTCGGGCATGTGGAACTGGGCGGTCACCGACCAGTTCAGCGTCACGGCAGCCGCGCGCGCCGACAAGATGTCTCTGGAGCGCACGGGCAGCTTCCCGGCCGGCTTCCCCCTGGCCAACAACGCCCTGTGGGATCGCGAGATCAGCGAGACCAGCTACAATCTGGGTGCCGTCTGGCGCGCCACCCCGGCCGACACCCTGCGCGCCACTGCGGCACGCGGCGTGCAGGTTCCGACCCTGATCGATCTGGGCGGCCTGCAGCTCTACTTCCCGGTCGGTCCGTTCACAGTCGCGGTCATGGGCTATCCCAAGCTGCTGCCCACCGTCGTGACCAACTATGAACTGACCTATGACCGCACCCTGCCGGTCATCAACGGCCGCGCCGGCGTCAAGCTCTTCACCCAGAAGACCGAGGACGTGAAGGGCCAGATCAGCTCTTTGCAACTGGACATGGCTCCGACGGCCACCACCTATCCGGCCCTGAGCTACCGCAATGTCGGCGACTCCAAGATGTCGGGCGTCGAAGTCTCGGCCAATGGCAAATATGCCAGCGGCCTGCACTGGAGCGGCGACTACACCTGGACCGACGTCTCCGATGATCCGGCCCCCGGCTATAATCCGGCGGTGCGTCTGACGGCCTATGCCAGCAGCACGCCGGAAGGTCGCGGCAACCTGATCGTCGGCTGGGAAAAGGGTCCGTGGACCGTTGACGGCCACCTTCGCTATGTCAGCGAGTTCACCAGCTGGACAAGCACCACCCAGTCGAAGGTCAAGGGTTTTGCAACCCTGTCGGGTCGCGTTGCCCACAACTTCAATGACGGTTTCACCGTCGCCCTGAGTGGCCAGAACCTGCTCGACGACAGCCAGCGCCAGACCACCGGCCTGTATGCCGAGCGCCGGGTGCAACTGTCGCTGTCCAAGAGCTGGTAA
- a CDS encoding polysaccharide biosynthesis/export family protein produces the protein MTIVRRNLNWLFALLVSALVLATLGAVPAQARRAQPPAAAAPPAIAQDGAYLLGSSDKVRVTVYGEPTLSGEFFVTGSGVVSLPLIGEVKAAGLSLSQFQQAVQSSLSDGYLKDPRVSAEVLTFRPFYILGEVSKPGTYPYTSGLTVMNAVATAGGYTYRADKKQVFVKRNGATEEQKLALDPTVTVAPGDTIRIGERFF, from the coding sequence ATGACTATCGTCAGACGAAACCTAAATTGGCTCTTTGCCCTGCTGGTGAGTGCGCTCGTTCTGGCCACCCTGGGTGCCGTGCCGGCGCAAGCCCGACGGGCCCAGCCGCCTGCCGCCGCCGCGCCCCCGGCCATTGCCCAGGATGGGGCCTATCTTCTGGGCTCCAGCGACAAGGTCCGGGTCACTGTCTATGGCGAGCCGACCCTGTCGGGCGAGTTCTTTGTCACCGGCAGCGGGGTCGTCTCCCTGCCCCTGATCGGCGAGGTCAAGGCCGCCGGCCTGTCCCTCAGCCAGTTCCAGCAGGCCGTGCAGTCCTCGCTCAGCGATGGCTACCTGAAGGACCCCCGCGTCAGCGCCGAGGTTCTGACCTTCCGTCCGTTCTATATCCTGGGCGAGGTCAGCAAGCCGGGCACCTATCCCTACACCTCCGGCCTGACCGTGATGAACGCCGTCGCCACGGCGGGCGGCTACACCTATCGCGCTGACAAGAAGCAGGTGTTCGTCAAGCGCAACGGGGCCACCGAAGAACAGAAGCTGGCCCTCGATCCCACGGTCACGGTCGCCCCGGGTGACACCATCCGGATCGGCGAGCGCTTCTTCTAG
- a CDS encoding metallophosphoesterase family protein, whose protein sequence is MKFKFFRSKPQPVAAMASTGGRVVYAIGDIHGYLDLLDDLLDLIARDFAGLGRTDRPVLVFVGDYVDRGPASRGVVDRLIALVTASAQQGGFEVRALMGNHEQTMLSFLDNAEAGAAWIEFGGGETLTSYGVTRPVGRVDQEAWRDIQAHFQAQVPTSHVAFLQGLELSARYGDYLFVHAGVRPGVPLDRQTPEDLMWIRNDFLAQPHRLACVVVHGHTPDEEPFIGPDRINIDTGAYATGVLTAVRLIDGAPFILQARKSRRT, encoded by the coding sequence ATGAAGTTCAAGTTTTTCCGCTCCAAACCGCAGCCGGTTGCCGCCATGGCGTCCACCGGCGGCCGGGTCGTCTATGCGATCGGCGATATCCACGGTTACCTCGACCTGCTGGATGATCTGCTCGACCTGATCGCCCGGGATTTCGCGGGGCTAGGGCGGACGGACCGCCCTGTGCTGGTCTTTGTCGGCGACTATGTGGATCGCGGCCCGGCCTCGCGTGGGGTGGTGGATCGTCTGATCGCGCTTGTTACCGCTTCAGCGCAGCAGGGCGGTTTCGAGGTTCGCGCCTTGATGGGCAATCACGAGCAGACCATGCTGTCCTTCCTCGACAATGCCGAGGCCGGTGCGGCCTGGATTGAGTTCGGGGGCGGTGAGACCCTGACCTCCTACGGCGTTACCCGACCGGTTGGCCGCGTGGACCAGGAGGCCTGGCGTGATATCCAGGCCCATTTCCAGGCTCAGGTCCCGACCAGTCACGTGGCGTTTCTGCAGGGACTGGAGCTTTCGGCCCGCTACGGCGACTATCTCTTCGTTCACGCCGGGGTCCGGCCGGGCGTGCCGTTGGACCGTCAGACACCGGAAGATCTGATGTGGATCCGCAATGACTTCCTGGCCCAGCCCCACCGACTGGCCTGCGTCGTCGTCCATGGCCATACGCCAGACGAGGAACCTTTCATCGGGCCCGACCGTATTAATATTGATACAGGAGCCTATGCGACAGGCGTTCTTACCGCCGTTCGGTTGATTGACGGGGCGCCGTTTATTCTTCAGGCGCGAAAGTCTCGCCGGACCTGA
- a CDS encoding transglutaminase-like cysteine peptidase → MNIRKSIISLFSVAAIVGIAGMANAETRPFMARGEVVEAPPGYTDLCLRDEAHCGSFTPQTTAATPLVMAALSTASLGQAWPLAMAALQDQVPAVTEDTDQLTLLEVESLLVYQPEAAVDFLPAGVVRPIAEAAVKAPVMMADGSAALAKGQMKLITKINQAVNRDVRKSSDLDLYGMPEFWSLPRVIDGKMYGDCEDYALEKRRRLIEAGVSSDALTLAVVITRSGERHAVLVAAFDAGDVVLDNLTPWPTPWAELGYTWVQRQVAGTSTWTTVG, encoded by the coding sequence ATGAATATCCGCAAGTCCATCATCAGTCTGTTCAGCGTTGCTGCCATTGTCGGCATCGCAGGGATGGCCAATGCGGAGACCCGGCCGTTCATGGCCCGCGGCGAGGTGGTCGAGGCCCCTCCGGGCTACACGGATCTCTGCCTGCGCGATGAAGCCCACTGCGGATCGTTCACGCCCCAGACCACGGCCGCCACGCCCCTGGTCATGGCGGCGCTCAGCACTGCCTCACTGGGCCAGGCTTGGCCCCTGGCCATGGCTGCCCTGCAGGATCAGGTTCCTGCGGTCACTGAAGACACCGATCAGCTCACCTTGCTCGAGGTCGAAAGCCTGTTGGTCTACCAGCCTGAAGCCGCCGTCGATTTTCTGCCCGCTGGAGTGGTCCGGCCGATCGCCGAGGCGGCGGTCAAGGCTCCGGTCATGATGGCAGACGGCTCCGCCGCCCTGGCCAAGGGCCAAATGAAGTTGATCACCAAGATCAACCAGGCGGTCAATCGCGACGTCCGCAAGTCCAGTGACCTCGACCTCTATGGCATGCCCGAATTCTGGTCCCTGCCTCGGGTCATCGACGGCAAGATGTACGGTGACTGCGAGGACTATGCCCTCGAGAAACGCCGGCGCCTGATCGAGGCGGGGGTCTCCTCCGACGCCCTGACCCTGGCCGTGGTGATCACCCGTAGCGGCGAGCGCCATGCGGTCCTGGTTGCGGCCTTCGACGCCGGCGACGTGGTCCTCGACAACCTGACCCCCTGGCCGACGCCCTGGGCCGAGCTCGGCTATACCTGGGTTCAGCGCCAGGTCGCTGGCACCTCGACCTGGACCACGGTGGGCTAG
- a CDS encoding exopolysaccharide biosynthesis polyprenyl glycosylphosphotransferase, whose amino-acid sequence MSGGCDTDILKREPASFLPRVAVDPVKRFCDLIAALALLIFFLPVLLLASLLIRLESPGPILFRQTRGGLNGKAFTIYKLRSMRCEDDGDQIVQAQRDDDRITRIGRIIRATSIDELPQLLNVLKGDMSLVGPRPHAQAHDAYYGALIPAYPLRFQARPGLTGLAQIRGLRGATNDVEDMANRVKADIDYIDNWSLLGDLRIMVLTVPHLLLAENAY is encoded by the coding sequence GTGAGTGGGGGTTGCGACACCGACATTCTCAAGCGCGAACCGGCGTCCTTTCTGCCGCGCGTGGCCGTTGATCCCGTCAAGCGCTTCTGCGACCTGATCGCGGCCTTGGCCCTGCTGATCTTTTTCCTGCCCGTCCTCCTGCTGGCCAGCCTGCTGATCCGGCTGGAGTCGCCGGGCCCCATCCTGTTTCGCCAGACGCGTGGGGGCCTCAACGGCAAGGCCTTCACTATCTACAAGCTGCGCTCCATGCGTTGCGAGGACGATGGGGACCAAATTGTTCAGGCCCAGCGCGACGATGACCGGATCACGCGCATTGGCCGGATCATCCGCGCGACCAGCATCGACGAACTTCCCCAGTTGCTGAACGTGCTCAAGGGCGACATGTCCCTGGTCGGTCCCCGACCGCATGCCCAGGCACACGACGCCTACTATGGCGCTCTGATCCCGGCCTACCCACTGCGCTTTCAGGCCCGGCCCGGTCTGACGGGCCTAGCCCAGATCCGCGGCCTGCGCGGCGCGACCAATGATGTGGAAGACATGGCCAACCGGGTGAAGGCCGACATCGACTATATCGACAACTGGTCCTTGCTCGGGGACCTGCGGATCATGGTGCTGACCGTGCCGCATCTGCTTCTGGCCGAGAACGCCTACTAG